GAGTACTTCTGGATCAACGACATGACCCCGACGATGGTCATGCACCCGATCAAGCCCGAGCTCGACGGGACCGCGCTCGACGGCCAGGTCGACCCGGACGGGACCAAGATCTTCGTCGAGTTCGTCGACGTGGTGCGCACGCAGGGTGCGGGCTTCGTCGAGTACCAGTGGCCCAAGCCGGGCGCGGACACGCCGCAGCCCAAGGTGTCCTACGTCGCGGGCTACGAGCCGTGGGGCTGGGTCCTGGGCTCGGGCGTGTACGTCGACGACGTGCGCGGCGCCGCGATGGTCGACGCGCGCGGCATCGTGCTCGCGGGCGTGCTGGTGCTCGCGGTCGTCGCGCTGCTCGGCTTCGTCGTGGCGCGCTCCGTGGTCCAGCCGGTCGTGGGCGCCACGCGTGCGCTCAGCGACGGTGACGCGGGCGCCCGTCTGCCGGTCGGCACGGGGCGCACCGAGCTGGACCGCCTGGCGATCGCGCTCAACGGCGCGCTCGACCGGTCCGCGACCGTCGCCTCCGGGGTCGACGACGCCTCGCACCAGCTCCTGGAGGCCGCGCAGCGGCTCGTCGCGGCCGGCGACGAGCTCGGCGAGGCCGCAGGTGCCGCCGCCGAGCGCACGGTCGACGCGGGCACGTCCGCGCGGTCGGTGAGCGAGGGGATCGACACCGTGGCGACGGGGACGCACCAGATGGGTGCGTCGATCGGGGAGATCGCGCGCAACGCGGCCGAGGTCGCGCGGATCGCCGCGCAGGCGGTCGACGCGGCCGAGCGCACCAACCGGACCGTGGCGACGCTCGGCGACTCCTCGGCCCAGATCGGCTCCGTGGTCAAGGTCATCACCTCGATCGCCGAGCAGACCAACCTGCTCGCGCTCAACGCGACCATCGAGGCGGCGCGCGCGGGCGAGGCCGGCAAGGGGTTCGCGGTCGTGGCGGGTGAGGTCAAGGAGCTCGCGTCGGAGACCGCGCGCGCGACCGGTGACATCGCGGCCCGCGTCGAGTCGATCCAGGACGCGGTGGCCCGCGCGGCCGACGAGATCGGCCAGATCACCCAGGTCATCGCGCAGATCAACGACTTCCAGACCACCATCGCGGGTGCCGTGGAGGAGCAGACGGCGACGACGTCGGCGATGGCCGCGGCCGTGGCCGAGGTGGCCGAGGGTGGCCGTCGCGTCGCGTCGGTGCTCGACGAGGTCGGCGCCGCGACCGCGCGCACGTCGGGCGAGATCGAGACGATCCGCACCGCAGCCCGTGAGCTCGGCGCGACGTCGCACCGCCTGCGGGAGACGGTCGGCGCGCTCGCGGTGTGACGCCTGCGGGTGCGCAGGCGGCTAGGGTCGCCGCGTGAATGGCGTGGGTGAGGTCGTCGTCGGGCTCGTGGTGATCGTCGGGCTGTTCGGTGTCGTCGTGCAGGTGCTGCCCGGTGCGCTGCTGGTGCTCGGCGCCGTGGTCGTGTGGGGCGTGGTCACGGGTGGCGTGACCGGCTGGACGGTCGTGGTCGTGTCCGTGCTCGCGACCGCGGCCGCCGCGGTGGGCAAGTACCTGCTCGCGGGCCGTCACCTCAAGCGCGGCGGCGTGCCGTCGAGCACGCTCGTGTGGGGTGGCATCGCGGGTGTGGTCGGGTTCTTCGTGATCCCCGTGGTCGGGCTGTTCGTCGGCTTCATCGGCGGCACGTACCTGGCCGAGTGGGTCCGCGTGCGCGAGCCGCGGCCGGCCTGGCGCGCGACGGTCGCGGCGCTGCAGGCCACGGGCCTGACCATCCTGGTCGAGCTCGCGGGGGCGCTCGTGTGCGTGGTCGCATGGGCGATCGGGCTCGCCGTCGCGTAGTCCACCGGGTGCCGCGCGGGTGCCTCGGGTGTCGGTGGCGGCGCCTAGGCTGGGCGGGCCATGACGTCGCTCTTCGATCACCTCGCCCTGCCCGCCTCCACCGGTACGCGTTCGCACGCCGGCGACCCGTCCGGGCTGCCGCTCGTGATGCCGCCGCGGTCCGACGACGACGCGCGGGCCGAGCACGACGCCGCGGTCCGCGAGGAGCGGGCGGCCGCACTGCTCGAGGGGCTGAACCCGCAGCAGCGCGAGGCGGTGCTGCACCACGGCGGGCCGCTGCTCATCGTGGCCGGCGCGGGATCGGGCAAGACGCGCGTGCTCACCAACCGCATCGCGCACCTGCTGGCCACGCGCCGCGCACGCGCGGGCGAGATCCTGGCCATCACGTTCACCAACAAGGCCGCCGCGGAGATGCGCGAGCGCGTCGCGGCCCAGGTCGGGCCGGCCGCGGGGCGCATGTGGGTCTCGACGTTCCACTCGGCGTGCGTGCGCATCCTGCGGCGCGAGGCGCAGACGCTCGGGCTGCGCTCGAGCTTCTCGATCTACGACGCCGCGGACTCGCAGCGCCTGCTGACGCTCGTCGCGCGCGAGCTGGACCTGGACCCGAAGAAGTACCCGGCCAAGGCGCTCGCGCACAAGATCTCGGCGCTCAAGGACGAGCTCGTCGACCCGGAGACGTTCGCCTCGACGTCCGGCGGGGGAGCGGCGAACGACTTCGACGCCGCGCTCGCGCAGGTCTACACGCGGTACCAGGCCCGGCTGCGGCAGGCGCACGCGCTCGACTTCGACGACCTCATCATGACGACCGTGCACCTGCTGCAGGCGTTCCCCGCGGTCGCCGAGCACTACCGTCGACGCTTCCGGCACGTGCTCGTCGACGAGTACCAGGACACCAACCACGCGCAGTACGTGCTGGTGCGCGAGCTCGTGGGCACGGGGACCAGCGCGTCGGGCGAGGAGCTCGCCCGCGGTGAGCTCACGGTGGTCGGTGACGCGGACCAGTCGATCTACGCGTTCCGCGGCGCCAACATCCGCAACATCCTCGAGTTCGAGGCCGACTACCCGGACGCGCGCACGATCCTGCTGGAGCAGAACTACCGGTCGACGCAGACCATCCTGTCCGCGGCCAACGCCGTCATCAGCAAGAACCCGGGGCGCAAGCCCAAGCGGCTGTGGACCGACTCGGGCGCCGGTGCGCAGATCGTCGCGTACGTCGCGGACGACGAGCGCGAGGAGGCGCGGTTCCTGGTCGAGGAGATCGACCGGCTCGGGGACACCGCGGGCGTGCGGCCCGGCGACGTCGCGGTGTTCTACCGCGCCAACGCGCAGTCCCGCGTGATCGAGGACGCGCTCGTGCGCGTCGGGCTGCCCTACAAGCTCGTCGGCGGCACGCGGTTCTACGAGCGCAAGGAGATCAAGGACGCGGTCGCCTACCTGCGCGCGATCGCCAACCCGGACGACGACGTCAACCTGCGCCGCATCCTCAACGTGCCCAAGCGCGGGCTCGGCGAGCGGTCCGAGGCGATGGTGGCCTCGTTCGCGGAGCGCGAGCGCATCTCGTTCGGGGCCGCGCTCGGGCGGCTGGACGAGGTGCCGGGGCTCGGCGGGCGGGCGATCACGGGGCTGTCGGCGTTCGCCGAGATGATGGCGGACCTGCGCACGCTCGCGGCCGCCGCGGGCCCGGCCGAGGTGCTGGGCGCGGTGCTCGACCGTTCGGGCTACCTGGCCGAGCTGCGCGCGAGCGAGGACCCGCAGGACGCCTCCCGCGTCGAGAACCTCGCCGAGCTGCACGCCGTGGCCACGGAGTTCGAGCAGAGCGACCCCGACGGCGACCTCGCGGACTTCCTCGAGCGCGTCTCGCTCGTGGCGGACTCCGACCAGATCCCGGCGGCGGACGGCGGCGACGAGCAGCCGAGCGGGCCCGAGCCGGGCGTCGTGACGCTCATGACGCTGCACACCGCGAAGGGGCTGGAGTTCCCCGTGGTGTTCCTCACGGGCATGGAGGACGGCACGTTCCCGCACATGCGGTCGCTGTCCGACCCCGACCAGCTCGCGGAGGAGCGTCGCCTCGCCTACGTGGGCCTGACCCGCGCGCGCGAGCGCCTGTACATCTCGCGTGCCGCGATCCGCACCGCGTGGGGCGTGCCCAACGAGTTCCCGCCGAGCCGGTTCCTGGGCGACCTGCCCGACGAGCTCATCGACTGGCGCCGGCGCGAGTCGTCGACCTCGCAGCTGCGCGGCGGCTGGGGATCGGGGTTCGGTTCGTCGCGCGGGGGCGGCGGGTACGGGTCCGGTGGGCGCGGCGGTGGCCAGGCCCCGTCCGGCGCTCCGCGGCGAGAGCCGCGTCCCGCCCTGCCCGCGACCGGGGCGACGTTCGGCTCGGCCACGCCCCGCCCGGACACCGCGATCCCGTCGCTCGAGGTCGGCGACCGCGTCACGCACGACGCGTACGGCCTGGGCACGGTCGTCGCGCTCGAGGGCGGCGGGCACAACGCGGTCGTCAAGGTGGACTTCGGGACCGAGGGGACCAAGCGCCTCCTGCTCCGGTTCTCGCCGGTGACCAAGCTCTGACCTCTCGCGCAGCCGCGGTGCCCGGTTCGCCGGGATCGCGGACGGCCGGAGTGTCCCTCCCGACGTCGCCCCGGGATCACCTACGGTGGCCGGAGCACTCGATCCGAGGAACGAGGTGCGCGTGACATCCACGACCCAGCAGACGACGACCGACGACCGCGCCGGACGAGCCCCCGAGCCGCCGCGCCCCGTGCGCGAGCCCGCGCGGCACCCCCGCATCCACGGCCTGGACGGGCTGCGCGCGATCGCGGTGCTCGCGGTGATCGCCTACCACCTGTGGCCCGACGCGCTGCCCGGGGGCTACCTGGGCGTCGACGTGTTCTTCGTGGTCAGCGGGTTCCTCATCACGACGCTGCTGCTGCGGGAGATGACCACCACCGGGCGGCTCGACATGCCCGCGTTCTGGGTGCGCCGTGCGCGCCGCCTGGTCCCCGCGCTCCTGGTCGTGGTGGTGGTGTCGATCGTCGCCGCGCGTCTGACCGAGCCCGACCTGCTCGTCGGGATCGGCCGGCAGGTGGTGGGTGCCGTGACGTTCTCCACCAACTGGCTCGAGATCGCCGCGGGCTCGAGCTACTTCGACGCGACCGCGCCCGAGCTGTTCCAGCCGTTCTGGTCGCTCGCGATCGAGGAGCAGTTCTACGTGCTGTGGCCCCTGCTGCTCGCCGGGCTGCTGCTCGGCGCCGCGGCGCTGCACGCGCGCGCGGGTGCGCGGCTCGTCGCGGTCGTGGTGGGTGCGGCGGCGGTCGTGTCGGCCGTGCTGATGGCGGTGCTGCACACGCCGGGTGCCGACCCCACACGCGTGTACTACGGCACGTTCACGCACGCGTTCGGCCTGCTGGCCGGTGCGGCGTTCGCGATCGCGTGGGCCGGCGGCGCCCGGCCGCTCGAGCGCGGCGGGGCGCACGCCGACACGCCGTCGTCGGCCGGCCGGCCGGCCGCGGGAGCGCCGACGAGCGCCGCCACCCGGGCGGTGCAGTGGGTCCCCGTCGGCGGGCTGGCGGTGCTCGCGGTCCTCATGGGCACGCTGCGCGCCGAGGGCACCTTCGCCTACCGCGGCGGCATCGCCCTCGCATCGGTGGCCGCGCTGGCGGCGGTGATCGGGTGCGCGTCCCGGCAGCCCCGCGGGCTCATGCGCGTGCTCGACCTGCCCGCGGTCGTCTGGGTGGGGGAGCGGTCGTACGGGCTCTACCTGTGGCACTGGCCCGTGATCCTGGTGGTCGCGGCCGTGTTCGGCGACGCGCCCGGTTCGCCGCTGTGGTGGCGCGCGCCGCTCGTGGCCCTGCTCGTGACGTTCGCGTTCGCGGCGCTCAGCCACCGGTTCGTCGAGACCCCGATCCGGCGTGACGGGTTCCGCGCGGTCGCGCGGCGCGTCCGGGACGCGGTCGCGCGGGTACCCGGTGCGCGCGTCGCCGCGGGCGCGACGGCCCTGCTGGTGCTCACCGCCGCGGCATGCGTCGCCACGGCGCCCGACCAGACCTCGACCCAGCGGGCCGTCGAGGCCGCGCAGCGCGAGATCGAGGAGCGCGGGTCCGCGCCGAGCCCGACGCACGGCACCGAGCCCACCGCCCCGACGACGTCGAAGCCCTCCGCCGGGGCGTCGGCGCCGCCGTCGGGCGCGCCCGCGGCGCCGCTCGACGGGTCGGACGTCATCGGGTTCGGGGACTCGGTGCTCTCGGCGGCCGCGCCCACGCTGTTCGACGAGCTGTCGCAGATCGCGATCGACGCCAAGCCGATCCGCAAGTGGCTCGACGCACCCGCGCTGGTGGCACGCGCCGAGAAGGAGGGCCGGCTCCGCCCCGTGGTGCTGCTGCACTTCGGCACGAACGGCGGGTTCCAGTTCGAGGGCTCCGAGAAGGCGTTCACCACGACGCTCGACCGCATCGGCCCGGACCGGCAGGTGGTGCTGTACACGGTCGTCGGCTACAGCTACTGGGTCGACGACGCGAACGCGCGCATGCGTGAGCTGGTCGCGGACCGTCCCAACGTGCACGTGGTCGACTGGAACGCTTACGTCGCCGAGCACCCGGGACTGCTGCACGCGGACAAGACCCACCCGAACATGAAGGGCGTCGTGGCGTACGCCGACCTGCTGCGCGCGACCCTCGAGGACCTGCACGGCGCGTGAGCCGGCGACGCGCCCGCGACGTCACCCGGGCGGCCGCGGGAGCCCGCGCACGACCGCCACCGCCTCGGCGAGGCTGACCCACGGCACCTGCCGGCGGACCGACCGCACCGCGGCGATCTCGCCCTGGTCGGCGAGGGCGGCCCGCACGGGCGCGAGGTCGAGGCGGGCGAGCTCGGCCGCGCGGGCCGCGTCCGTCCGGGGGGCGCGCGGACGGCCCGGCCACGCGAGCGCGCCCAGCACCGCGGTCAGGCCC
The Cellulomonas gilvus ATCC 13127 DNA segment above includes these coding regions:
- a CDS encoding methyl-accepting chemotaxis protein, whose protein sequence is MRLSSFSIAQKLAALVVLTAVGLALLTVLAVVRTESRIMTERRAATQAVVETAMGVVEHYGELAASGELTQEAAQQAAVATVAGMRYDGDEYFWINDMTPTMVMHPIKPELDGTALDGQVDPDGTKIFVEFVDVVRTQGAGFVEYQWPKPGADTPQPKVSYVAGYEPWGWVLGSGVYVDDVRGAAMVDARGIVLAGVLVLAVVALLGFVVARSVVQPVVGATRALSDGDAGARLPVGTGRTELDRLAIALNGALDRSATVASGVDDASHQLLEAAQRLVAAGDELGEAAGAAAERTVDAGTSARSVSEGIDTVATGTHQMGASIGEIARNAAEVARIAAQAVDAAERTNRTVATLGDSSAQIGSVVKVITSIAEQTNLLALNATIEAARAGEAGKGFAVVAGEVKELASETARATGDIAARVESIQDAVARAADEIGQITQVIAQINDFQTTIAGAVEEQTATTSAMAAAVAEVAEGGRRVASVLDEVGAATARTSGEIETIRTAARELGATSHRLRETVGALAV
- a CDS encoding DUF456 domain-containing protein; amino-acid sequence: MNGVGEVVVGLVVIVGLFGVVVQVLPGALLVLGAVVVWGVVTGGVTGWTVVVVSVLATAAAAVGKYLLAGRHLKRGGVPSSTLVWGGIAGVVGFFVIPVVGLFVGFIGGTYLAEWVRVREPRPAWRATVAALQATGLTILVELAGALVCVVAWAIGLAVA
- the pcrA gene encoding DNA helicase PcrA, encoding MTSLFDHLALPASTGTRSHAGDPSGLPLVMPPRSDDDARAEHDAAVREERAAALLEGLNPQQREAVLHHGGPLLIVAGAGSGKTRVLTNRIAHLLATRRARAGEILAITFTNKAAAEMRERVAAQVGPAAGRMWVSTFHSACVRILRREAQTLGLRSSFSIYDAADSQRLLTLVARELDLDPKKYPAKALAHKISALKDELVDPETFASTSGGGAANDFDAALAQVYTRYQARLRQAHALDFDDLIMTTVHLLQAFPAVAEHYRRRFRHVLVDEYQDTNHAQYVLVRELVGTGTSASGEELARGELTVVGDADQSIYAFRGANIRNILEFEADYPDARTILLEQNYRSTQTILSAANAVISKNPGRKPKRLWTDSGAGAQIVAYVADDEREEARFLVEEIDRLGDTAGVRPGDVAVFYRANAQSRVIEDALVRVGLPYKLVGGTRFYERKEIKDAVAYLRAIANPDDDVNLRRILNVPKRGLGERSEAMVASFAERERISFGAALGRLDEVPGLGGRAITGLSAFAEMMADLRTLAAAAGPAEVLGAVLDRSGYLAELRASEDPQDASRVENLAELHAVATEFEQSDPDGDLADFLERVSLVADSDQIPAADGGDEQPSGPEPGVVTLMTLHTAKGLEFPVVFLTGMEDGTFPHMRSLSDPDQLAEERRLAYVGLTRARERLYISRAAIRTAWGVPNEFPPSRFLGDLPDELIDWRRRESSTSQLRGGWGSGFGSSRGGGGYGSGGRGGGQAPSGAPRREPRPALPATGATFGSATPRPDTAIPSLEVGDRVTHDAYGLGTVVALEGGGHNAVVKVDFGTEGTKRLLLRFSPVTKL
- a CDS encoding acyltransferase family protein, whose protein sequence is MTSTTQQTTTDDRAGRAPEPPRPVREPARHPRIHGLDGLRAIAVLAVIAYHLWPDALPGGYLGVDVFFVVSGFLITTLLLREMTTTGRLDMPAFWVRRARRLVPALLVVVVVSIVAARLTEPDLLVGIGRQVVGAVTFSTNWLEIAAGSSYFDATAPELFQPFWSLAIEEQFYVLWPLLLAGLLLGAAALHARAGARLVAVVVGAAAVVSAVLMAVLHTPGADPTRVYYGTFTHAFGLLAGAAFAIAWAGGARPLERGGAHADTPSSAGRPAAGAPTSAATRAVQWVPVGGLAVLAVLMGTLRAEGTFAYRGGIALASVAALAAVIGCASRQPRGLMRVLDLPAVVWVGERSYGLYLWHWPVILVVAAVFGDAPGSPLWWRAPLVALLVTFAFAALSHRFVETPIRRDGFRAVARRVRDAVARVPGARVAAGATALLVLTAAACVATAPDQTSTQRAVEAAQREIEERGSAPSPTHGTEPTAPTTSKPSAGASAPPSGAPAAPLDGSDVIGFGDSVLSAAAPTLFDELSQIAIDAKPIRKWLDAPALVARAEKEGRLRPVVLLHFGTNGGFQFEGSEKAFTTTLDRIGPDRQVVLYTVVGYSYWVDDANARMRELVADRPNVHVVDWNAYVAEHPGLLHADKTHPNMKGVVAYADLLRATLEDLHGA